A section of the Canis lupus baileyi chromosome 5, mCanLup2.hap1, whole genome shotgun sequence genome encodes:
- the LOC140633982 gene encoding SLC35A4 upstream open reading frame protein-like gives MVDDKDSLPKLKDLSFLKNQLEHLQQCVEEVSSGMCQDGSLLSSPFLKGFLAGYVVAKLRASAVLGFAVGTCTGIYAAQAYAVPNVKKTLRDYLQSLQKGPD, from the coding sequence ATGGTGGATGACAAGGATTCTCTGCCCAAGCTTAAGGACCTGTCATTCCTCAAGAACCAGCTGGAACACCTGCAGCAGTGTGTGGAAGAAGTCAGCAGCGGGATGTGCCAGGATGGCTCGCTCTTGTCCTCCCCATTCCTCAAGGGCTTCTTAGCCGGCTATGTGGTGGCCAAACTGAGGGCATCAGCAGTATTGGGCTTTGCTGTGGGTACCTGCACTGGCATCTATGCAGCCCAGGCATATGCCGTGCCCAATGTGAAGAAGACATTGAGGGACTATCTTCAGTCATTGCAAAAGGGGCCTGACTAG